A window of Fusarium musae strain F31 chromosome 1, whole genome shotgun sequence genomic DNA:
TGTTGACTATTATCCTCTTTGAGCTGGGTGTCTAGTTCAGTGATCTCAGTTGTGTTGTCGGTATTGGTGACAGTGAAGAGCTCTGTTTTGGTGGAGCCTGAAGCTCCGTCCTTCTTCCAGTCAATTTGGATGTACATCTCTTTTCCGTAATATTTCGCGGTTTGGCCAGTAAAGTTGAGCGTCACAGAATTGTTGCCCACTACGTTAGATAATGTATCAGTAACTTGAAGATCTTACAAGAGCGTGTCGCACGCATTCTGAGCAAGGGATACGTACCATCTATGAGTTGTCCCTGGGCCTTCGCATCGCTAAATTCGGCATCACCCAAAGCCTGGATGTTTTCGTCGTTGATAACCTGCCATTGGACCACATCGAGAGTGGTTTTGGGGTCGGTTTTGGAAAAGCCGATTATCTTTTTGTTCTGGTCGCTATCCTTGAGCTGAAAAACATAACCGTCCTCGAAGTTTGTCGAGTTGAAGACAATGACTTTGGTCTGTGAGCTCGAACCCCCCCCTCCCACGCCTGTGTTGCCGTTGCCTGAGCCGCCAACAACACCGTCCGAGTCGCCTCTGCTGGAGGACAATGGAAAATTGATATTGGTAGAAGAAGGGGCATTTTGCATGTCCTTCACAATATCGCCCGTATCGTCCCGATCAATTTGGTTGGCTATTTGTTCCATCTTGGGGTAGGTAGATCAGCAGTTATGTATGTGTTGGCGATTGGTGGTATATCCAAATCAAACAGGTTCTTTTAGATCTCTCGTCCACTTCTCAAGGGAAGCacgttgaagttgaaaaTAGTTTCAAGACCGGGTCCTTTGTCGAGAATCGTTCGATTTCGTTGATACTCGTTTATACTTGTTTGTCGAGCGTGGTCAGGCCAGTCCAGGTCAGACTCTATTCCAAACGACCGATTTGGTATCTTGGGACAATAAGTCCCTGAGGACAGAGAAACGAAGCAAACCGCAGCACAAgcaaaaaagcaaaagcgAGGTGGTTTTATTAGAGGTTTAATTCCAATATCTTTGTATATGGTAAGACGGGGGTGGGGGATGACAGAAGCAGAGgaaacaaagaaaacagGTCCAACTGGAGTTCCATCGTCTTCCCTGGTCTCATTGCTACGGCAAGCCCAAGCGTGGTTCAGCCCTGGCTTACTGGCTTGTCTTGACTTGGTCTGGATGGTTGCAAATGCAGACCTGGGCGTACTCAGCCTGGCCAGCTAGGACTTCGTATAGAGGGTACTGTGAGGGTACAGCACAGTGTTTGTCCATAAGGGGCAAGCTTGACGATGGACGACTCCACTGCATCCCCTCCCTGGGAACAAGGTTGTTTCTACTGGGCTGAACGGCTGTGTTGGGTGTCCCATTGCTTGGTACATGTAACCGTAGGGCTCGATTCGCTGACATGGAGTCTGAAACGTTTGCCAGATACCTAAATGCACACATATCAGCTATCACCGCTCATCCCGTGCATGGTTCGTCTAGAGATACAACAGTCAAGTTCTCTGATCTAATGCAGTTGATATTCCTTTTACTCGCTGGCCTGTCTGAGAGTTCACAGACCACCCATCAGCCCAACTTGTGTACATACGAATTCTCTCTCAGCTGGACTGTTAGAACAAAGGGAATGCTCCAATCCTTACCTCTTCTGGCTTGGGCCGGACTGGGGTATCGCTCAGACCCCTGAAACCTCTCGTCCTTACTGGAGACCCTTGATCCCGCCGCCATCACAAAGACCCGAGGCTCTGATGGAGGGCTTCTGTAAGCACTAGGGTATCGAATTGGAGAGGCCGAACAGTTCAAAAGGGTCGAGATTTTCAGTGGGCAAGTGTCGGCGTGATGTCTGCCTCTGTTTGCTGTTCCTCGAAATACCTTATATGATCATCCATTAACGCTCTGGCCAcgctctgctctgcttgaGACATCCAATCCAACGTAGGTA
This region includes:
- a CDS encoding hypothetical protein (EggNog:ENOG41), translating into MEQIANQIDRDDTGDIVKDMQNAPSSTNINFPLSSSRGDSDGVVGGSGNGNTGVGGGGSSSQTKVIVFNSTNFEDGYVFQLKDSDQNKKIIGFSKTDPKTTLDVVQWQVINDENIQALGDAEFSDAKAQGQLIDVGNNSVTLNFTGQTAKYYGKEMYIQIDWKKDGASGSTKTELFTVTNTDNTTEITELDTQLKEDNSQQGTLESTASSSSSATATLSPTSTSGAEESSGGGGGLSTGATAGIAVGAVIGGLLIIGALVWFFLRRRRRSKKAGDEYVTQQTYAVDKETHGRATDSPNSPYSDENHMQPVALGSLDRDRGVAPTPPPGAVPRSSIGSHDRAAHSGAQTPQGMPSNVAHLVEDGMTVDEIRRLEEEERQLDDEIERAARR